A window of Ascochyta rabiei chromosome 6, complete sequence genomic DNA:
GCGTTAGAAGAGATGCTCGAAGGAAGAGGTGCAAGCGCATACCATGTGAAGATGTACTGTGTGTGGTTGTTCCTCAAGTTGACTGTGGGCGCCCGCCCAATGGGCACTCCTTTGGGCTCGCGCTCATAATTGGTGAGCAAATCCGGCGCTGTGTTTTGTCAGATAGCCAATCTCCAATTCAACCACTTCGAAACACTCACTCATCGTCTCCTCAATCCACACCTTCTGGCTCCCACTCCACTCAGCCATCTCGTCGACGCTGGGGAAGAACCACTTGCCCGCCTCAGGTTCGTTCTTGGGCGTAAACAGATTCCCCTTTGGCGGGATCCTCAGCAGTCCCTCGACGACCACCTCACCCTCGGGCAGCGCGCCATTACTCTTCCTAAACCACTGCTTCGCCGCGTCCTTCCTGATCCACCCGCGGCAACACAGCACTTTGTGCTTGTTCCCCCGCTCATCTGTGCGCTCCAGCGGCGTGACGACCGTATAGCCATCCTCGCCGTCCAGCATGCGCGGCCCAATCAGCATTTCCTGATCATGCCGCAACACGCCCTTGGCGTACACCCGCCTGTAGTCGAAGCTCTCCACCGCACTCTCGTCGATCCGCAGCGGCAGCTCCAGCGGCGGGAACGTCAAGCGGTCTTCGAACCGCGCCAC
This region includes:
- a CDS encoding surf-like protein, producing the protein MSRPNPLLRLFRQYSTQTSPASARTCRAPPRPQCLRARRSPPNVVFFAQRRYAHGPDGLDPNFVSILDRPAKMARVGKQHGPGLIILAIIPITAFVLGCWQVQRLGWKTELVARFEDRLTFPPLELPLRIDESAVESFDYRRVYAKGVLRHDQEMLIGPRMLDGEDGYTVVTPLERTDERGNKHKVLCCRGWIRKDAAKQWFRKSNGALPEGEVVVEGLLRIPPKGNLFTPKNEPEAGKWFFPSVDEMAEWSGSQKVWIEETMTPDLLTNYEREPKGVPIGRAPTVNLRNNHTQYIFTWYALSFATSIMFWMVVKKPLSGTQRRVRHSSEWS